ACCAATCCTATTTATCTTTCTACAGCCTATCAACATGAAAAACTAGGCTGTTCGACAGGCTTTGATTACACAAGAACAAAGAATCCAACTCGCTCTCAATTCGAAGAAGCATTTGCGAAGTTAGAAGGTGGCAAACATTCATTTGCAACTTCTAGTGGCATGGCAAGCATCCAACTCATCTGTAATTTATTCAAACCGAATGATGAAATACTCGTTTCATTTGATTTATACGGAGGCACATTTAGACTTTTTGAATTTTACGAAAAGCAATACAACATTAAATTTAAATATATCGACTTTTCAAACTTAGAAGAGGTTCAATCATCATTAAACGAACATACACGTGCATTCTTTATAGAACCTATTTCAAATCCATTAATGTTCGCGGTAGATTTAGAACCACTTTACGCTATCGCACAATCAAAAAACATCTTAACAATTATCGACAATACTTTCTTAACGCCTTACTTATCAACACCATTAAAAGATGGCGCAGATATCGTATTACATTCAGCTACCAAATATATTAGTGGTCATAACGATGTATTAGCTGGAGTCGTTACAGTTTCAGACGATGCATTAGGAGAAACACTTGGTCAATTTCATAACATGACTGGTGCTACATTATCACCATTTGATAGTTAT
The Mammaliicoccus sp. Dog046 genome window above contains:
- a CDS encoding PLP-dependent transferase, which produces MKSTQLAQISLSKDHTGATTNPIYLSTAYQHEKLGCSTGFDYTRTKNPTRSQFEEAFAKLEGGKHSFATSSGMASIQLICNLFKPNDEILVSFDLYGGTFRLFEFYEKQYNIKFKYIDFSNLEEVQSSLNEHTRAFFIEPISNPLMFAVDLEPLYAIAQSKNILTIIDNTFLTPYLSTPLKDGADIVLHSATKYISGHNDVLAGVVTVSDDALGETLGQFHNMTGATLSPFDSYLLLRGLKTLHLRLDRSTENAQKLSASLQSIDSIDEVLYSGQTGMLSIRLNHAYSVDRFLQNIDLCIFAESLGGTETFITFPYTQTHVDMADEEKDKRGIDEYLLRLSIGIEDYEDIYEDILQALKNSRKEEVSI